The Carassius carassius chromosome 9, fCarCar2.1, whole genome shotgun sequence genome includes a region encoding these proteins:
- the map2k4a gene encoding dual specificity mitogen-activated protein kinase kinase 4a isoform X3: MATSSPSSNPSATSSLSSSSAQLHSNQSQHSSTMSSMQALKLNFANPPIKPTSRITLNTAGLPFQNPHIERLRTHSIESSGKLKISPEQHWDFTAEDLKDLGEIGRGAYGSVNKMVHKPSGQIMAVKRIRSTVDEREQKQLLMDLDVVMRSSDCPYIVQFYGALFREGDCWICMELMSTSFDKFYKYVYSSLDEVIPEEILGKITLATVKALNHLKENLKIIHRDIKPSNILLDRKGNIKLCDFGISGQLVDSIAKTRDAGCRPYMAPERIDPSASRQGYDVRSDVWSLGITLYELATGRFPYPKWNSVFDQLTQVVKGDPPQLSSSEERQFSPKFINFVNLCLTKDESKRPKYKELLKHPFIQMYEERTVDVASYVCRILDQMPTSPSSPMYVD, encoded by the exons ATGGCGACGTCCAGCCCCAGCAGTAACCCTTCAGCAACCTCCAGCCTGAGCAGCAGCAGCGCGCAGCTCCACTCGAACCAGAGCCAGCACAGCAGCACCATGAGCAGCATGCAAG CCCTGAAGTTAAATTTTGCCAATCCTCCAATCAAACCCACTTCCAGAATCACTCTGAACACGGCCGGACTTCCtttccagaacccacacat agagCGGCTGCGGACACACAGTATCGAGTCGTCTGGGAAGCTGAAGATCTCTCCGGAGCAGCACTGGGACTTCACAGCCGAAGACCTGAAGGATCTCGGTGAGATCGGCCGAGGAGCGTACGGCTCCGTCAACAAGATGGTGCACAAACCCAGCGGACAGATCATGGCTGTCAAA CGGATCCGCTCGACGGTGGACGAGCGCGAACAGAAGCAGCTGCTCATGGATCTGGATGTGGTCATGAGGAGCAGCGACTGTCCTTACATCGTCCAGTTTTACGGGGCTCTTTTCAGAGAG GGGGATTGCTGGATATGCATGGAGCTCATGTCTACCTCCTTCGACAAATTCTACAAATACGTTTATTCCTCTTTAGACGAAGTGATTCCCGAGGAGATTTTAGGGAAGATAACACTAGCT ACTGTGAAAGCACTTAACCATTTAAAAGAAAACTTGAAAATTATTCACAGAG ACATAAAGCCATCAAATATCCTCCTGGACAGGAAAGGCAACATCAAGCTGTGTGATTTTGGCATCAGCGGACAGCTGGTCGACTCCATCGCCAAAACCAGGGACGCAGGCTGCAGACCGTACATGGCA CCGGAGAGGATAGACCCCAGCGCCTCCAGACAGGGTTATGATGTGCGCTCAGACGTCTGGAGTTTGGGAATCACACTG TATGAGCTGGCCACGGGACGCTTCCCCTACCCAAAGTGGAACAGCGTGTTCGATCAGCTGACGCAGGTGGTGAAGGGCGACCCGCCGCAGCTCAGCAGCTCAGAGGAGAGACAGTTCTCCCCCAAATTCATCAACTTCGTCAACctgtg CCTTACAAAGGACGAGTCAAAAAGGCCAAAGTACAAAGAGCTTCTG AAACATCCCTTCATTCAGATGTACGAGGAGCGTACGGTAGACGTGGCCAGTTACGTCTGCAGGATCCTGGATCAGATGCCCACGTCCCCCAGCTCCCCCATGTACGTGGACTGA
- the map2k4a gene encoding dual specificity mitogen-activated protein kinase kinase 4a isoform X1: MATSSPSSNPSATSSLSSSSAQLHSNQSQHSSTMSSMQGFQINLSGPPQSKRKALKLNFANPPIKPTSRITLNTAGLPFQNPHIERLRTHSIESSGKLKISPEQHWDFTAEDLKDLGEIGRGAYGSVNKMVHKPSGQIMAVKRIRSTVDEREQKQLLMDLDVVMRSSDCPYIVQFYGALFREGDCWICMELMSTSFDKFYKYVYSSLDEVIPEEILGKITLATVKALNHLKENLKIIHRDIKPSNILLDRKGNIKLCDFGISGQLVDSIAKTRDAGCRPYMAPERIDPSASRQGYDVRSDVWSLGITLYELATGRFPYPKWNSVFDQLTQVVKGDPPQLSSSEERQFSPKFINFVNLCLTKDESKRPKYKELLKHPFIQMYEERTVDVASYVCRILDQMPTSPSSPMYVD; encoded by the exons ATGGCGACGTCCAGCCCCAGCAGTAACCCTTCAGCAACCTCCAGCCTGAGCAGCAGCAGCGCGCAGCTCCACTCGAACCAGAGCCAGCACAGCAGCACCATGAGCAGCATGCAAG GGTTTCAGATAAACCTGTCTGGACCTCCTCAAA GTAAACGTAAAGCCCTGAAGTTAAATTTTGCCAATCCTCCAATCAAACCCACTTCCAGAATCACTCTGAACACGGCCGGACTTCCtttccagaacccacacat agagCGGCTGCGGACACACAGTATCGAGTCGTCTGGGAAGCTGAAGATCTCTCCGGAGCAGCACTGGGACTTCACAGCCGAAGACCTGAAGGATCTCGGTGAGATCGGCCGAGGAGCGTACGGCTCCGTCAACAAGATGGTGCACAAACCCAGCGGACAGATCATGGCTGTCAAA CGGATCCGCTCGACGGTGGACGAGCGCGAACAGAAGCAGCTGCTCATGGATCTGGATGTGGTCATGAGGAGCAGCGACTGTCCTTACATCGTCCAGTTTTACGGGGCTCTTTTCAGAGAG GGGGATTGCTGGATATGCATGGAGCTCATGTCTACCTCCTTCGACAAATTCTACAAATACGTTTATTCCTCTTTAGACGAAGTGATTCCCGAGGAGATTTTAGGGAAGATAACACTAGCT ACTGTGAAAGCACTTAACCATTTAAAAGAAAACTTGAAAATTATTCACAGAG ACATAAAGCCATCAAATATCCTCCTGGACAGGAAAGGCAACATCAAGCTGTGTGATTTTGGCATCAGCGGACAGCTGGTCGACTCCATCGCCAAAACCAGGGACGCAGGCTGCAGACCGTACATGGCA CCGGAGAGGATAGACCCCAGCGCCTCCAGACAGGGTTATGATGTGCGCTCAGACGTCTGGAGTTTGGGAATCACACTG TATGAGCTGGCCACGGGACGCTTCCCCTACCCAAAGTGGAACAGCGTGTTCGATCAGCTGACGCAGGTGGTGAAGGGCGACCCGCCGCAGCTCAGCAGCTCAGAGGAGAGACAGTTCTCCCCCAAATTCATCAACTTCGTCAACctgtg CCTTACAAAGGACGAGTCAAAAAGGCCAAAGTACAAAGAGCTTCTG AAACATCCCTTCATTCAGATGTACGAGGAGCGTACGGTAGACGTGGCCAGTTACGTCTGCAGGATCCTGGATCAGATGCCCACGTCCCCCAGCTCCCCCATGTACGTGGACTGA
- the tmem220 gene encoding transmembrane protein 220 gives MKNRMSVSFSQIIWRVCNLFMSVFFSLATYVQINDPDAVLWMVGYSVPAGLCFLLFCQPQITESHFWRRIADLHVLVASTFGVILGWKLYKEGITDIFQQEEGRECSGLMLTVFWLLLCRHSGRSSVDSVRICTAVGITVFPFITWIYYYMNTELRKHWPEHCTTAL, from the exons ATGAAGAACAGGATGAGTGTCTCGTTCTCTCAGATCATCTGGAGAgtttgtaatttattcatgtcagTGTTTTTCTCGCTGGCTACTTACGTGCAG ATAAATGATCCGGATGCTGTTTTGTGGATG gtCGGTTATTCAGTTCCAGCTGGACTGTGTTTTCTGCTTTTCTGTCAACCACAAATAACAG AGTCACACTTCTGGAGGAGAATAGCTGATCTGCATGTGCTTGTAGCCTCTACGTTTGGAGTCATTCTGGGCTGGAAACTTTATAAAGAGGGAATTACAGACATTTTCCAGCAAGAGGAAGGAAG GGAATGTTCTGGACTCATGCTGACGGTTTTCTGGCTGCTGTTGTGTCGACATTCAGGAAG GAGTTCTGTGGACTCTGTGAGGATCTGCACTGCTGTGGGAATCACTGTGTTTCCCTTCATCACATGGATCTATTACTACATGAACACAGAGCTGAGGAAACACTGGCCTGAACACTGTACGACTGCTCTCTGA
- the map2k4a gene encoding dual specificity mitogen-activated protein kinase kinase 4a isoform X2, with protein MATSSPSSNPSATSSLSSSSAQLHSNQSQHSSTMSSMQGKRKALKLNFANPPIKPTSRITLNTAGLPFQNPHIERLRTHSIESSGKLKISPEQHWDFTAEDLKDLGEIGRGAYGSVNKMVHKPSGQIMAVKRIRSTVDEREQKQLLMDLDVVMRSSDCPYIVQFYGALFREGDCWICMELMSTSFDKFYKYVYSSLDEVIPEEILGKITLATVKALNHLKENLKIIHRDIKPSNILLDRKGNIKLCDFGISGQLVDSIAKTRDAGCRPYMAPERIDPSASRQGYDVRSDVWSLGITLYELATGRFPYPKWNSVFDQLTQVVKGDPPQLSSSEERQFSPKFINFVNLCLTKDESKRPKYKELLKHPFIQMYEERTVDVASYVCRILDQMPTSPSSPMYVD; from the exons ATGGCGACGTCCAGCCCCAGCAGTAACCCTTCAGCAACCTCCAGCCTGAGCAGCAGCAGCGCGCAGCTCCACTCGAACCAGAGCCAGCACAGCAGCACCATGAGCAGCATGCAAG GTAAACGTAAAGCCCTGAAGTTAAATTTTGCCAATCCTCCAATCAAACCCACTTCCAGAATCACTCTGAACACGGCCGGACTTCCtttccagaacccacacat agagCGGCTGCGGACACACAGTATCGAGTCGTCTGGGAAGCTGAAGATCTCTCCGGAGCAGCACTGGGACTTCACAGCCGAAGACCTGAAGGATCTCGGTGAGATCGGCCGAGGAGCGTACGGCTCCGTCAACAAGATGGTGCACAAACCCAGCGGACAGATCATGGCTGTCAAA CGGATCCGCTCGACGGTGGACGAGCGCGAACAGAAGCAGCTGCTCATGGATCTGGATGTGGTCATGAGGAGCAGCGACTGTCCTTACATCGTCCAGTTTTACGGGGCTCTTTTCAGAGAG GGGGATTGCTGGATATGCATGGAGCTCATGTCTACCTCCTTCGACAAATTCTACAAATACGTTTATTCCTCTTTAGACGAAGTGATTCCCGAGGAGATTTTAGGGAAGATAACACTAGCT ACTGTGAAAGCACTTAACCATTTAAAAGAAAACTTGAAAATTATTCACAGAG ACATAAAGCCATCAAATATCCTCCTGGACAGGAAAGGCAACATCAAGCTGTGTGATTTTGGCATCAGCGGACAGCTGGTCGACTCCATCGCCAAAACCAGGGACGCAGGCTGCAGACCGTACATGGCA CCGGAGAGGATAGACCCCAGCGCCTCCAGACAGGGTTATGATGTGCGCTCAGACGTCTGGAGTTTGGGAATCACACTG TATGAGCTGGCCACGGGACGCTTCCCCTACCCAAAGTGGAACAGCGTGTTCGATCAGCTGACGCAGGTGGTGAAGGGCGACCCGCCGCAGCTCAGCAGCTCAGAGGAGAGACAGTTCTCCCCCAAATTCATCAACTTCGTCAACctgtg CCTTACAAAGGACGAGTCAAAAAGGCCAAAGTACAAAGAGCTTCTG AAACATCCCTTCATTCAGATGTACGAGGAGCGTACGGTAGACGTGGCCAGTTACGTCTGCAGGATCCTGGATCAGATGCCCACGTCCCCCAGCTCCCCCATGTACGTGGACTGA
- the map2k4a gene encoding dual specificity mitogen-activated protein kinase kinase 4a isoform X4, which produces MIFLSLYLFASSYPQSSLMPDHGKRKALKLNFANPPIKPTSRITLNTAGLPFQNPHIERLRTHSIESSGKLKISPEQHWDFTAEDLKDLGEIGRGAYGSVNKMVHKPSGQIMAVKRIRSTVDEREQKQLLMDLDVVMRSSDCPYIVQFYGALFREGDCWICMELMSTSFDKFYKYVYSSLDEVIPEEILGKITLATVKALNHLKENLKIIHRDIKPSNILLDRKGNIKLCDFGISGQLVDSIAKTRDAGCRPYMAPERIDPSASRQGYDVRSDVWSLGITLYELATGRFPYPKWNSVFDQLTQVVKGDPPQLSSSEERQFSPKFINFVNLCLTKDESKRPKYKELLKHPFIQMYEERTVDVASYVCRILDQMPTSPSSPMYVD; this is translated from the exons ATGATATTTCTCTCCCTTTATCTCTTTGCCTCTTCTTACCCACAATCCTCCCTGATGCCGGACCACG GTAAACGTAAAGCCCTGAAGTTAAATTTTGCCAATCCTCCAATCAAACCCACTTCCAGAATCACTCTGAACACGGCCGGACTTCCtttccagaacccacacat agagCGGCTGCGGACACACAGTATCGAGTCGTCTGGGAAGCTGAAGATCTCTCCGGAGCAGCACTGGGACTTCACAGCCGAAGACCTGAAGGATCTCGGTGAGATCGGCCGAGGAGCGTACGGCTCCGTCAACAAGATGGTGCACAAACCCAGCGGACAGATCATGGCTGTCAAA CGGATCCGCTCGACGGTGGACGAGCGCGAACAGAAGCAGCTGCTCATGGATCTGGATGTGGTCATGAGGAGCAGCGACTGTCCTTACATCGTCCAGTTTTACGGGGCTCTTTTCAGAGAG GGGGATTGCTGGATATGCATGGAGCTCATGTCTACCTCCTTCGACAAATTCTACAAATACGTTTATTCCTCTTTAGACGAAGTGATTCCCGAGGAGATTTTAGGGAAGATAACACTAGCT ACTGTGAAAGCACTTAACCATTTAAAAGAAAACTTGAAAATTATTCACAGAG ACATAAAGCCATCAAATATCCTCCTGGACAGGAAAGGCAACATCAAGCTGTGTGATTTTGGCATCAGCGGACAGCTGGTCGACTCCATCGCCAAAACCAGGGACGCAGGCTGCAGACCGTACATGGCA CCGGAGAGGATAGACCCCAGCGCCTCCAGACAGGGTTATGATGTGCGCTCAGACGTCTGGAGTTTGGGAATCACACTG TATGAGCTGGCCACGGGACGCTTCCCCTACCCAAAGTGGAACAGCGTGTTCGATCAGCTGACGCAGGTGGTGAAGGGCGACCCGCCGCAGCTCAGCAGCTCAGAGGAGAGACAGTTCTCCCCCAAATTCATCAACTTCGTCAACctgtg CCTTACAAAGGACGAGTCAAAAAGGCCAAAGTACAAAGAGCTTCTG AAACATCCCTTCATTCAGATGTACGAGGAGCGTACGGTAGACGTGGCCAGTTACGTCTGCAGGATCCTGGATCAGATGCCCACGTCCCCCAGCTCCCCCATGTACGTGGACTGA
- the LOC132149619 gene encoding uncharacterized protein LOC132149619 → MMSVAFVFWGVTEGFLYETVSCCALYILRPLMLLYVAPYLEKMSGEALFTEIVIFVVVYVSVLTRRAWESVVHYAKSDKIVVLAVYGVMILFIVIGIIYLLSQKKKMSCHGAICNWIWDQLAIASGFIFLILPSLQFAVVYFAFGAARGGYYVSIAVPVFYFLSFSCLFKLRGGKSCLELLNKTAWIIYMFIMNTVMILFYITILTNKRDGAGWICMAIFQQALWMIAIIIFIASWKTGNRGKTTTLNSTCEYMRLDLDLAITFKKMLYVFGSVGVVVLNSGSLMTELILKTVNGERAVGDLRVIVFSSESLFAFSLLILLMFGPWISDMKCLQCFQEAARPSDILVTRSDQNRDSQNSARSEETPTNGLNQHQKTTESHEIIPLLNKDEEANRRDMIETVSVVSQTRT, encoded by the exons ATGATGTCTGTGGCCTTTGTCTTCTGGGGTGTTACTGAAG GTTTTCTGTACGAGACGGTCTCTTGCTGTGCTCTTTATATACTGAGGCCTCTGATGTTGCTTTATGTCGCACCATATTTAGAGAAGATGTCAG GTGAAGCTCTTTTCACAGAAATCGTCATTTTTGTAGTAGTTTATGTTTCAG ttCTTACGCGTCGTGCTTGGGAATCAGTTGTACATTATGCCAAGTCTGACAAAATCGTGGTATTGGCTGTGTATGGCGTCATGATTCTGTTTATTGTCATCGGCATCATTTACC TTTTGTCTCAAAAGAAGAAGATGTCATGCCATGGAGCGATATGTAATTGGATATGGGATCAATTAGCAATTGCATCTGGATTCATCTTTTTAATTCTTCCTTCATTGCAATTTGCTGTTGTGTACTTTGCTTTTGGAGCTGCCAGAGGAG GGTATTATGTGTCCATAGCTGTCCCAGTTTTCTATTTTCTCTCATTTTCCTGTTTGTTTAAACTACGGGGAGGGAAAAGCT GTTTAGAATTACTCAATAAAACAGCATGGATAATCTACATGTTTATCATGAATACAGTAATGATTCTTTTCTACATCACAATACTGACAAACAAAAGAG atgGTGCAGGATGGATCTGCATGGCTATATTTCAGCAAGCCCTGTGGATGATcgcaattattatatttattgccaGTTGGAAAACAGGAAATAGGGGGAAAACTACAACCTTGAATTCCACATGTGAATACATGCGTTTAGATTTAG ATCTAGCCATCACCTTTAAAAAGATGTTGTATGTGTTTGGATCGGTTGGTGTTGTTGTACTGAACTCTGGTTCACTGATGACTGAACTGATACTGAAAACAG TAAATGGCGAGCGTGCAGTGGGGGATCTGAGAGTCATCGTCTTTTCCTCTGAGAGCCTCTTTGCCTTTTCTCTGCTGATTTTACTCATGTTTGGACCCT GGATTTCAGACATGAAGTGTCTGCAGTGTTTTCAG GAAGCAGCAAGGCCTTCTGACATTCTAGTCACCAGATCAGACCAGAACCGGGATTCGCAG AATTCAGCAAGATCTGAAGAAACCCCAACCAATGGATTAAACCAGCATCAGAAAACCACAGAATCGCATGAAATAATTCCTCTACTGAATAAAGATGAGGAGGCTAATAGGAGGGACATGATAGAAACTGTTTCAGTGGTATCTCAAACACGAACGTAA